Proteins from a genomic interval of Caulobacter sp. NIBR1757:
- a CDS encoding alpha/beta fold hydrolase encodes MTLHFERTGRGPPLLLVHGLGGSLRSWDTISEPLSRSRELIVIDLPGHGRSQPVSGRQTIAAFADALTAFIEAEQLGRVDLVGSSVGARLVLELSRRGVGRHCVALDPGGFWRGWETTFFQGTIAASIRLVRGLQPVMPFLSRHAATRTLLLAQLSARPWALAPETLLTEMRSFAATAVFDDMVHELATGPLQAGTASTPGQVTIGWGRNDRLLLPRQAHRAQAAFPNAQLRWFDRCGHFPHWDQPEETVQAILQTTG; translated from the coding sequence ATGACCCTGCACTTTGAGCGCACAGGCAGGGGGCCCCCTCTGCTTCTGGTCCATGGCCTGGGGGGAAGCCTGCGGTCATGGGACACGATTTCGGAGCCGCTCAGCCGCTCGCGGGAATTGATCGTCATCGACCTGCCCGGCCATGGCAGGTCGCAGCCGGTTTCGGGCCGCCAGACCATCGCTGCCTTCGCGGACGCTCTCACGGCATTCATCGAGGCCGAGCAGTTGGGCAGGGTCGACCTGGTCGGCAGCTCCGTGGGCGCCCGCCTGGTGCTGGAGCTTTCGCGTCGCGGCGTTGGTCGCCACTGCGTCGCCCTGGACCCGGGCGGCTTCTGGCGAGGCTGGGAGACGACGTTCTTCCAGGGCACGATCGCGGCGTCCATCCGGCTTGTCCGAGGTCTGCAGCCGGTGATGCCATTCCTGTCGCGCCACGCCGCCACACGGACGCTGCTGCTGGCCCAGTTGTCCGCCAGACCCTGGGCGCTTGCGCCGGAGACCTTGCTGACGGAAATGCGAAGCTTCGCCGCCACGGCGGTTTTCGACGACATGGTGCACGAGCTGGCCACCGGCCCCTTGCAGGCTGGAACCGCGTCCACGCCCGGACAGGTGACAATCGGCTGGGGCCGGAACGATCGCCTTCTGCTGCCCCGCCAGGCCCATCGGGCCCAGGCCGCCTTCCCCAACGCCCAGTTGCGCTGGTTCGACCGCTGCGGCCATTTCCCCCATTGGGACCAGCCCGAAGAGACGGTGCAGGCGATCCTTCAGACGACGGGCTGA
- a CDS encoding YafY family protein encodes MSRAQRLLDLIQLLRRHRRAVAGAVLAGELGVSLRTLYRDIETLKAQGAHIEGEAGVGYVLRSGFMLPPLMFSEEEIEALVLGSRWVSQRADGSLGLAARNVLAKVGAVLPPELKAGIEASGLLIGPGAVVAGGGGELAGLRQAIRAERRLRIAYADEAGRVSSRTIWPFVLAFYDRVRVVAAWCELREGYRHFRTDRITVLEVTAQRYPRRRAALLAEWRAQRDIPEQ; translated from the coding sequence TTGTCCCGCGCCCAACGTCTCCTCGACCTGATCCAGCTCCTCCGCCGCCACCGCCGCGCGGTGGCCGGCGCCGTGCTGGCCGGGGAGCTGGGGGTGTCCCTGCGCACCCTCTACCGCGACATCGAGACCCTCAAGGCCCAGGGCGCGCACATCGAGGGGGAGGCCGGGGTCGGGTATGTGCTGCGGTCCGGGTTCATGCTGCCGCCGCTGATGTTCTCCGAAGAAGAGATCGAGGCGCTGGTGCTGGGCTCGCGCTGGGTGTCGCAGCGGGCGGACGGGTCGCTGGGGCTGGCGGCGCGCAATGTGCTGGCCAAGGTGGGGGCGGTGCTGCCGCCGGAGCTGAAGGCCGGGATCGAGGCGTCCGGCCTGCTGATCGGGCCGGGCGCGGTGGTCGCCGGCGGCGGCGGCGAGCTGGCCGGCCTGCGCCAGGCCATCCGCGCCGAGCGGCGGCTGCGCATCGCCTACGCCGACGAGGCGGGACGGGTCAGCAGCCGCACCATCTGGCCCTTCGTGCTGGCCTTCTACGACCGGGTGCGGGTGGTGGCCGCCTGGTGCGAGTTGCGGGAGGGCTATCGCCATTTCCGCACCGACCGCATCACCGTGCTCGAGGTGACGGCGCAGCGCTATCCCCGCCGCCGGGCGGCCCTGCTGGCCGAATGGCGGGCTCAGCGCGACATTCCGGAACAGTGA
- a CDS encoding VOC family protein: MPDFSFLLLHVADHAASAAFYNRLLGLPIIEQKDDFAMLPLQGGVMLGLWARATVEPASSGQAGASEVAFTAPDAAAVQALHDDWRGRGLTILQAPTTMSFGPTFVALDPDGHRLRVFAPPAR; this comes from the coding sequence TTGCCCGACTTCAGCTTCCTGCTGCTTCACGTGGCCGACCATGCGGCCAGCGCCGCCTTCTACAACCGCCTGCTCGGCCTGCCGATCATCGAGCAGAAGGACGATTTCGCCATGCTGCCGCTGCAGGGCGGCGTCATGCTCGGCCTCTGGGCCCGGGCCACGGTCGAGCCGGCCAGTTCGGGCCAGGCGGGGGCCAGCGAGGTCGCCTTCACCGCCCCCGACGCTGCCGCCGTCCAGGCGCTGCACGACGACTGGCGCGGCCGGGGCCTGACCATCCTGCAGGCGCCGACGACGATGAGCTTCGGCCCCACCTTCGTCGCCCTCGACCCCGACGGCCACCGCCTGCGCGTCTTCGCCCCGCCGGCCCGCTGA
- the ald gene encoding alanine dehydrogenase: MRVGVPKEIKPGEHRVGLPPTAVREYVARGHQVLVETTAGTGAGYSDEAYVKAGASIAPDAAAVFAQSDMIVKVKEPQKVEWERLEPRHILFTYLHLAPDPAQTEGLIASGCAAIAYETVTDAKGGLPLLAPMSEVAGRIAVFSAAETLLKHNGGMGLLLCGVPGVPPARVAVLGGGVVGMNAARMAMGLNAEVVVLERSIPRMRELDDIFMGRVLTRYSTLDAIEEEILKADVVIGAVLTAGAAAPKLIKREDLVRMKPGSVLVDVSIDQGGCFETSHPTTHAEPTYTVDGVVHYCVANMPGAAPRTSSEALVHATLPFGLALADHGLDALKRDKHLAKGLNVLGGQLTHPAVAEALGKPFVDPYGAWA; encoded by the coding sequence ATGCGCGTAGGCGTGCCCAAGGAGATCAAACCTGGCGAACATCGCGTGGGCCTGCCGCCCACGGCGGTCCGCGAGTATGTCGCGCGGGGTCACCAGGTCCTGGTCGAAACCACCGCGGGCACGGGCGCCGGCTATTCGGACGAGGCCTACGTCAAGGCGGGCGCGTCGATCGCCCCGGACGCGGCGGCCGTCTTCGCCCAGTCGGACATGATCGTGAAGGTCAAGGAACCCCAGAAGGTCGAATGGGAGCGCCTCGAGCCGCGCCACATCCTCTTCACCTACCTGCACCTGGCCCCCGACCCGGCCCAGACCGAAGGTCTGATCGCCTCGGGCTGCGCCGCCATCGCCTATGAGACCGTCACCGACGCCAAGGGCGGCCTGCCGCTGCTGGCGCCGATGAGTGAAGTGGCCGGCCGCATCGCCGTCTTCTCGGCCGCCGAAACCCTGCTGAAGCACAACGGCGGCATGGGCCTGCTGCTCTGCGGCGTCCCCGGCGTGCCTCCGGCCCGGGTGGCGGTGCTCGGCGGCGGCGTGGTCGGCATGAACGCCGCCCGCATGGCCATGGGGCTGAATGCCGAGGTGGTGGTCCTGGAACGCTCCATCCCCCGGATGCGGGAACTGGACGACATCTTCATGGGCCGGGTGCTGACCCGCTACTCGACCCTCGACGCCATCGAGGAAGAGATCCTCAAAGCCGACGTCGTCATCGGAGCCGTGCTGACCGCCGGGGCCGCCGCGCCCAAGCTGATCAAGCGCGAGGACCTCGTCCGCATGAAGCCCGGCAGCGTGCTGGTCGACGTTTCCATCGACCAGGGCGGCTGTTTCGAGACCAGCCACCCGACCACCCACGCCGAGCCGACCTACACGGTCGATGGCGTCGTCCACTACTGCGTCGCCAACATGCCGGGCGCCGCCCCGCGCACGTCGTCAGAAGCGCTGGTCCACGCGACCCTGCCCTTCGGCCTGGCCCTGGCCGATCACGGCCTGGACGCGCTGAAGCGGGACAAGCACCTGGCCAAGGGCCTCAACGTCCTCGGCGGCCAGCTGACCCACCCGGCCGTGGCCGAGGCGCTCGGCAAGCCGTTCGTCGATCCCTACGGGGCCTGGGCCTAA
- a CDS encoding GNAT family N-acetyltransferase codes for MIAPGPTLTTARLILRPTAREDFDGWAELMADEENSGFIGGPQERPAAWRGMMSMAGAWALEGYAMFSVLDKDTGEWLGRVGPWVPEGWPGTEVGWALLKKAWGKGYAVEAAEATIDWAFDTLGWTEVIHTIDPANTASQLVAKKLGSTNWGPSKLPPPFEDKPVDAWGQTREQWRARVR; via the coding sequence ATGATCGCACCCGGCCCCACCCTGACCACCGCCCGCCTGATCCTGCGCCCGACGGCGCGCGAGGACTTCGACGGCTGGGCCGAACTGATGGCCGACGAGGAGAACAGCGGCTTCATCGGCGGACCGCAGGAACGCCCGGCCGCCTGGCGCGGGATGATGAGCATGGCCGGCGCCTGGGCGCTGGAGGGCTATGCGATGTTCAGCGTGCTCGACAAGGACACCGGCGAGTGGCTGGGCCGGGTCGGGCCATGGGTTCCGGAAGGCTGGCCGGGCACCGAGGTGGGCTGGGCCCTGCTGAAGAAGGCCTGGGGCAAGGGCTATGCTGTCGAGGCCGCCGAGGCGACCATCGACTGGGCCTTCGACACGCTGGGCTGGACCGAGGTCATCCACACCATCGATCCGGCCAACACCGCGTCCCAGCTGGTGGCGAAGAAGCTGGGCTCGACCAACTGGGGGCCGAGCAAACTGCCGCCGCCGTTCGAGGACAAGCCGGTGGACGCTTGGGGTCAGACCCGCGAGCAGTGGCGCGCGCGGGTCCGCTAG